From the Paludibacterium paludis genome, one window contains:
- the argC gene encoding N-acetyl-gamma-glutamyl-phosphate reductase → MNGMIKVGIVGGTGYTGVELLRLLALHPHAKVCAVTSRKEAGMRVDAMYPSLRGYTDVVFSTPEDAGLGECDVVFFATPNGIAMGEARALLDAGVRVIDLAADFRIGNVAEWEAWYGMRHASPELVAEAVYGLPEVNREAICGARLVANPGCYPTAVQLGFLPLIQSDAIALDSLIADCKSGVSGAGRKAEVSSLLAEAGDSFKAYGVAGHRHLPEIRQGLSRVAGEPVGLTFVPHLTPMIRGIHATLYARLVRDVDLQDVFESRYANERFVDVLPAGSHPETRSVRGGNLCRIAVHRPQGGDTVVVLSVIDNLVKGAAGQAVQNMNLMFGFAEDAGLGIVPLQP, encoded by the coding sequence GTGAATGGCATGATCAAGGTGGGAATTGTCGGTGGGACCGGGTATACCGGCGTCGAACTGCTGCGTCTTCTGGCACTGCATCCCCACGCGAAAGTGTGTGCCGTCACATCGCGCAAGGAAGCGGGCATGCGCGTCGACGCCATGTATCCGAGCTTGCGCGGTTACACCGATGTGGTGTTTTCCACGCCGGAGGACGCCGGGCTCGGCGAGTGCGACGTGGTGTTCTTCGCGACGCCCAACGGCATTGCCATGGGCGAGGCGCGGGCGTTGCTTGATGCGGGGGTGCGGGTGATCGACCTGGCCGCCGATTTCCGGATCGGCAACGTGGCCGAGTGGGAGGCATGGTACGGCATGCGCCATGCTTCCCCGGAGTTGGTCGCCGAAGCCGTTTACGGACTTCCCGAGGTCAATCGCGAGGCCATCTGCGGCGCGCGGCTGGTGGCCAATCCCGGATGTTACCCGACGGCCGTGCAGTTGGGATTCCTGCCCCTGATCCAGTCGGACGCGATCGCGCTGGACAGTTTGATCGCCGATTGCAAATCCGGCGTGTCGGGAGCGGGGCGCAAGGCCGAAGTCTCGTCGCTGCTGGCCGAAGCCGGCGATTCCTTCAAGGCTTACGGTGTCGCCGGGCACCGCCACTTGCCTGAAATCCGCCAGGGGCTTTCGCGGGTGGCGGGCGAGCCGGTCGGACTGACCTTTGTGCCCCATCTGACGCCGATGATCCGCGGCATTCATGCCACACTCTACGCCCGTCTGGTGCGCGACGTGGATCTGCAGGACGTGTTCGAATCGCGCTATGCCAACGAACGTTTTGTCGATGTGCTGCCGGCCGGCAGCCACCCCGAAACGCGTTCGGTGCGGGGAGGCAACCTGTGCCGGATCGCGGTGCACCGGCCGCAGGGCGGCGATACGGTGGTGGTGCTGTCGGTGATCGACAATCTGGTCAAGGGGGCGGCCGGCCAGGCGGTGCAGAACATGAACCTGATGTTCGGTTTTGCCGAGGATGCCGGACTCGGGATCGTTCCGTTGCAGCCGTGA
- the erpA gene encoding iron-sulfur cluster insertion protein ErpA, giving the protein MPSPINFTDSACAKVRDLIAEEGNPDLKLRVFVTGGGCSGFQYGFTFDEIVNEDDTPIDRDGVTFLVDPMSYQYLVGAEIDYQEDLNGSQFVIRNPNAQTTCGCGSSFSV; this is encoded by the coding sequence ATGCCGAGCCCGATCAATTTTACCGACAGCGCTTGCGCCAAGGTACGCGATCTGATCGCCGAGGAAGGCAATCCCGATCTGAAACTGCGCGTGTTCGTCACCGGCGGCGGCTGCTCCGGTTTCCAGTACGGATTCACCTTCGACGAGATCGTCAATGAGGACGATACCCCGATCGATCGCGATGGCGTCACCTTCCTCGTGGATCCGATGAGCTACCAGTACCTGGTCGGCGCCGAGATCGATTACCAGGAGGATCTGAACGGTTCGCAGTTCGTGATCCGTAATCCGAACGCGCAAACCACCTGCGGCTGCGGATCGTCGTTCTCGGTTTGA
- a CDS encoding CheR family methyltransferase has product MNKLPPIQLPKIEFAREFTFSDADFERVRKIIYKEAGISLNPSKKDMVYGRLVRRIRELKLAGFSAYVDLLESSGGKREFEQFVNALTTNLTFFFREEHHFPILAEHLKKKTGTGEISIWCSAASTGEEPYSLAMTALEAFPGASRPNISILATDLDTSVLETGRKGIYSADKVARLPPGHAVKYFDKLPDGNYQAKALLRNMITFSRLNLIEPNWPIRKTFDAIFCRNVMIYFDRETQHKILKRFSPLLKPDGLLFVGHSENFYFAADTFRLRGKTVYEHTPKT; this is encoded by the coding sequence ATGAACAAGCTGCCACCTATCCAATTGCCCAAAATCGAATTCGCCCGCGAGTTCACGTTTTCCGATGCCGATTTCGAACGCGTCCGCAAAATCATCTACAAGGAAGCGGGCATCTCGCTCAATCCGTCCAAAAAGGACATGGTCTATGGCCGGCTGGTGCGCCGGATCCGGGAGCTGAAACTGGCGGGCTTTTCCGCCTATGTGGATTTGCTCGAGTCGTCCGGCGGCAAGCGCGAATTCGAACAGTTCGTCAACGCGCTGACAACCAATCTGACGTTTTTCTTTCGGGAAGAGCATCACTTCCCCATCCTTGCCGAGCATCTGAAAAAGAAAACCGGCACGGGCGAAATCAGCATCTGGTGCTCCGCGGCCTCAACGGGCGAAGAGCCCTATTCGCTGGCGATGACCGCCCTTGAAGCGTTTCCCGGCGCGTCGCGCCCGAACATCAGTATTCTTGCCACCGATCTTGATACCAGTGTGCTGGAAACCGGAAGAAAGGGCATTTACAGCGCCGACAAGGTCGCGCGCCTGCCTCCGGGCCATGCGGTGAAATACTTCGACAAGTTGCCCGACGGCAATTATCAGGCCAAGGCCCTGCTGCGCAACATGATCACGTTCAGCCGGCTCAATCTGATCGAACCGAACTGGCCGATCCGCAAAACCTTCGATGCGATCTTTTGCCGTAATGTGATGATCTATTTCGATCGCGAAACCCAGCACAAGATCCTCAAGCGTTTCTCGCCCTTGCTCAAACCGGACGGATTGCTCTTTGTCGGCCATTCGGAAAACTTTTACTTCGCGGCCGATACTTTCCGGCTTCGCGGCAAAACAGTCTACGAACATACGCCAAAAACATGA
- a CDS encoding D-amino acid dehydrogenase: MKILVLGAGVVGVSTAWFLARQGHEVVVVDRAAGAARETSFANGGQISVGQSEPWANPSAPWKVLKWLLRDDAPLLFRLKLDPAQWEWGLRFLGECLPGRWQRNMAQMVALGSFSQEAYREIAGHAGLDFDHAKAGIMTLFSTQRELDEGAQRCARLAELGIERRLVSREEMVAIEPALACLAPTLAGGAWCPGDESGDVHRFTTGLAESAARMGVSFLFQTRVNALLPEGGRITGVSVTGPDGHYRILTADRYVLAAGSYSPQLAATAGLRLPVYPAKGYSATVPVSGDGSSAPVVSLTDESHKLVFSRLGQRLRIAGTAELAGYSPTLNTRRCQALLTRARQCFPDAAQWECAEFWSGLRPATPGNVPLIGATRYGDLYLNTGHGTLGFTEGPGSGKALAMLIDGRDPGIDFDFLGMKQ, translated from the coding sequence ATGAAAATCCTTGTGTTGGGCGCCGGCGTCGTCGGCGTCTCGACGGCCTGGTTCCTGGCGCGCCAGGGGCATGAAGTGGTTGTGGTGGACAGGGCGGCGGGAGCCGCGCGGGAAACCAGCTTCGCGAACGGTGGGCAAATTTCGGTCGGCCAGTCCGAACCCTGGGCCAATCCCTCCGCGCCCTGGAAAGTCCTCAAATGGCTGCTGCGCGACGATGCGCCGCTCCTGTTCCGTCTGAAGCTCGATCCCGCGCAATGGGAGTGGGGTCTGCGTTTTCTTGGCGAGTGCCTGCCGGGGCGCTGGCAGCGCAATATGGCACAGATGGTCGCGTTGGGCTCGTTCAGCCAGGAGGCGTACCGGGAAATAGCCGGACATGCCGGACTCGATTTTGATCACGCCAAGGCCGGCATCATGACGCTGTTCAGCACGCAACGGGAGCTCGATGAAGGCGCGCAGCGTTGCGCGAGACTCGCCGAACTGGGTATCGAGCGCCGTCTGGTTTCGCGCGAGGAGATGGTGGCCATCGAGCCTGCGCTCGCCTGTCTTGCCCCGACGCTGGCCGGCGGCGCCTGGTGTCCCGGCGACGAATCCGGCGATGTTCACCGGTTCACCACCGGGCTTGCCGAGTCGGCGGCGCGCATGGGGGTCTCCTTCCTGTTTCAGACCCGCGTCAATGCCCTGCTTCCCGAAGGAGGGCGGATCACCGGTGTGTCCGTCACGGGACCCGACGGCCACTACCGGATCCTGACGGCCGATCGCTATGTCCTGGCGGCCGGCAGCTATTCGCCGCAACTGGCCGCCACCGCCGGTTTGCGTCTTCCGGTGTATCCCGCCAAAGGCTACTCGGCGACGGTGCCCGTGTCCGGGGACGGTTCCTCCGCACCGGTGGTCAGCCTGACCGACGAATCCCACAAACTGGTGTTTTCCCGCTTGGGGCAGCGCTTGCGCATTGCCGGCACCGCGGAGCTGGCGGGATATTCGCCAACGCTGAACACGCGCCGTTGCCAAGCACTGCTGACCCGCGCGCGGCAGTGCTTCCCGGATGCCGCCCAATGGGAGTGCGCCGAGTTCTGGAGCGGTCTGCGTCCGGCGACTCCCGGCAATGTGCCGCTGATCGGTGCGACCCGGTACGGCGATCTGTACCTCAATACCGGCCATGGCACCTTGGGCTTCACCGAAGGGCCGGGCTCGGGCAAGGCGCTGGCCATGCTGATCGACGGACGCGATCCGGGTATCGATTTCGATTTTCTGGGAATGAAACAATGA
- a CDS encoding group II truncated hemoglobin: protein MTVREMTPYELLGGEGVVRWLTDRFYDIMDSDPEVRTLRDMHPADLSGSRQKLFMFLSGWLGGPQLFVEAFGHPRLRMRHMPFAVDSAARDQWMRCMRQAVGELIVEDWLKDKLVESFYNTADFMRNREG, encoded by the coding sequence ATGACGGTAAGGGAAATGACGCCGTATGAGCTGCTCGGCGGCGAAGGCGTGGTTCGGTGGTTGACCGATCGTTTTTACGACATCATGGACAGCGACCCGGAGGTCAGGACATTGCGGGACATGCATCCGGCGGATCTGTCCGGCTCCCGGCAGAAGCTGTTCATGTTCCTGTCCGGCTGGCTGGGCGGTCCGCAACTGTTCGTCGAGGCGTTCGGTCATCCCCGGCTGCGCATGCGCCACATGCCGTTCGCGGTCGACAGCGCGGCGCGCGATCAGTGGATGCGCTGCATGCGCCAGGCCGTCGGCGAGCTGATTGTCGAGGACTGGCTCAAGGACAAGCTCGTGGAGTCGTTCTACAACACCGCGGACTTCATGCGCAACCGCGAAGGCTGA
- the folB gene encoding dihydroneopterin aldolase produces MDIIFLREMRAQTVIGVYDWERKAPQTVLLDLEIGIPSEVPCHTDDIGDTIHYAVVAERVREVLALQHFLLVEALAEFIARFIRDEFGAPWVKVAVTKPGILPEVRAVGVQIERGHRPR; encoded by the coding sequence ATGGATATCATTTTTTTACGAGAAATGCGCGCCCAGACGGTTATCGGCGTGTACGACTGGGAGCGCAAGGCGCCCCAGACCGTGTTGCTGGATCTGGAGATCGGCATTCCCAGCGAAGTCCCCTGCCACACGGACGACATCGGCGACACGATTCATTACGCGGTCGTCGCCGAACGGGTGCGCGAAGTGCTTGCCCTGCAGCACTTCCTGCTGGTCGAGGCGCTGGCCGAGTTCATCGCCCGCTTCATTCGCGACGAGTTCGGCGCGCCTTGGGTCAAGGTGGCGGTCACCAAGCCCGGCATCCTGCCGGAAGTGCGCGCCGTCGGCGTGCAAATCGAGCGCGGGCACCGTCCGCGCTGA
- the plsY gene encoding glycerol-3-phosphate 1-O-acyltransferase PlsY, which translates to MSTTAFAFILASYLIGSLSFAVIVSRLMGMADPRSYGSGNPGATNVLRSGKKLAALLTLIGDGAKGWVAVFLTASLGATYGLGQQEIALSGLAVLIGHMWPVFFGFKGGKGVATAVGVLFGFSPWLALACLATWLFMAVVVKISSLSALTAAVLAPVYAFFIVGTQGPYFGTCLIIAILVVHRHKSNLINLLSGREDKIGAKADDQSANR; encoded by the coding sequence ATGAGCACGACAGCTTTTGCGTTTATTCTTGCCTCTTACCTGATCGGCTCGCTGTCGTTCGCCGTGATTGTCAGCCGTCTCATGGGCATGGCCGATCCGCGTTCATACGGTTCGGGCAATCCGGGCGCCACCAATGTCCTCCGAAGCGGCAAGAAGCTCGCCGCGCTGCTGACATTGATCGGCGACGGCGCCAAGGGCTGGGTCGCCGTTTTCCTGACGGCCAGCCTTGGCGCGACGTACGGTCTTGGCCAGCAGGAGATCGCGTTGAGCGGCCTTGCCGTGCTCATCGGTCACATGTGGCCGGTCTTTTTCGGCTTCAAGGGCGGCAAGGGCGTGGCCACGGCGGTGGGGGTGCTGTTCGGTTTCAGTCCGTGGCTGGCGCTCGCCTGTCTTGCCACCTGGCTTTTCATGGCCGTGGTGGTGAAGATCTCGTCGCTGTCCGCGCTGACCGCGGCGGTACTCGCGCCAGTGTACGCCTTTTTCATTGTCGGCACGCAAGGACCTTACTTCGGAACGTGTCTGATCATTGCCATTTTGGTGGTGCACCGGCACAAATCCAACCTGATCAATCTGTTGAGCGGGCGCGAAGACAAGATCGGCGCCAAGGCCGACGATCAATCGGCCAATCGCTGA
- a CDS encoding DJ-1/PfpI family protein produces MKTSRHFGLLLFPGVTQLDLTGPAEVFGSVPDAQLHLIWKDRVPVATGHGWRIEPTTTFADCPQLDVLCVPGGSGQIALMDDEETLDFLRRQAQGARYVTSVCTGSLVLAAAGLLRGYRAACHWMSRDQLALLGAIPDARRIVMDRNRITGGGVTAGIDFGLFLVALLCGEDVARGIALAIEYDPHPPFEAGVPEHAGEALVRRVEQDAERRQALRMAATLRAAKRLGL; encoded by the coding sequence ATGAAAACCTCCCGGCATTTCGGTTTGCTGCTGTTCCCCGGTGTGACACAGCTGGATCTGACCGGCCCGGCCGAAGTGTTCGGCTCCGTGCCCGACGCGCAACTGCACCTGATCTGGAAAGACCGTGTGCCGGTGGCGACCGGGCATGGGTGGCGGATCGAGCCGACCACAACCTTCGCCGACTGCCCGCAATTGGACGTGCTGTGCGTTCCGGGCGGAAGCGGTCAGATTGCCCTGATGGATGACGAGGAGACGCTCGACTTCCTGAGGCGTCAGGCTCAGGGCGCCCGCTATGTGACGTCGGTGTGCACGGGATCCCTGGTATTGGCCGCCGCGGGACTGCTACGGGGCTATCGCGCCGCCTGCCATTGGATGTCGCGAGACCAGCTGGCATTGCTGGGGGCGATCCCCGATGCGCGGCGCATCGTGATGGACCGCAATCGCATCACGGGAGGCGGAGTGACGGCGGGGATCGATTTCGGTCTTTTTCTGGTGGCCCTGCTGTGCGGAGAGGACGTGGCGCGCGGCATTGCGCTCGCCATCGAATACGACCCGCACCCGCCGTTCGAGGCGGGAGTGCCGGAACACGCCGGCGAGGCGCTGGTGCGACGGGTCGAGCAAGACGCCGAACGGCGCCAGGCACTCCGGATGGCGGCGACGCTCAGGGCCGCCAAACGGCTGGGGCTCTGA
- a CDS encoding histone deacetylase family protein encodes MFTWLKNRWHSTGLTAFVTHPDCLTHNMGVGHPECPERLVAIRDQLMASQILDSLQEVEAAPVTELQLARVHPPRYVDYIEACAPTTGTFRMDPDTAMSPGTLSAARHAAGAVITAVDLVCEQKAPNAFCSVRPPGHHAESAKSMGFCFFNNVAIGVAHALSAYKLERVAIIDFDVHHGNGTEEIFRDDPRVMMVSTFQHPFYPYCGDAPLGPNMHNVPLKAGSTGREFREAVETIWLPALHEFQPQMLFISAGFDGHREDDMGSIGLTESDYEWVTRHLIQIADLYCQGRIVSVLEGGYDLSSLARSVAVHVKALSDF; translated from the coding sequence GTGTTTACCTGGTTAAAGAATCGTTGGCACAGCACCGGCCTCACCGCTTTTGTCACCCATCCGGACTGCCTGACCCACAATATGGGCGTCGGTCACCCAGAGTGCCCCGAACGGCTTGTCGCCATCCGGGATCAACTGATGGCCAGCCAGATCCTGGACAGTCTCCAGGAAGTCGAGGCCGCGCCGGTCACGGAGCTGCAACTGGCGCGCGTGCACCCCCCCCGCTACGTCGATTATATCGAGGCTTGCGCGCCGACCACCGGCACCTTCCGCATGGATCCGGACACCGCCATGTCCCCGGGAACCCTCAGTGCCGCGCGTCATGCGGCGGGCGCGGTCATCACGGCCGTGGATCTGGTCTGCGAGCAAAAGGCGCCCAATGCGTTCTGCTCGGTGCGCCCTCCAGGCCATCACGCCGAAAGCGCCAAGTCGATGGGTTTCTGTTTTTTCAACAACGTCGCCATCGGTGTGGCGCACGCACTCTCCGCGTACAAACTGGAACGGGTCGCCATCATCGATTTTGACGTGCACCACGGCAACGGGACGGAAGAGATTTTCCGGGACGATCCGCGGGTCATGATGGTCTCGACCTTCCAGCATCCCTTTTACCCTTATTGCGGCGATGCCCCGCTGGGTCCGAACATGCACAATGTGCCGCTCAAGGCCGGGAGCACGGGGCGCGAATTCCGCGAAGCCGTCGAAACCATCTGGCTGCCCGCGCTGCACGAATTCCAGCCTCAGATGCTGTTCATTTCGGCGGGCTTCGACGGGCATCGCGAAGACGACATGGGATCGATCGGACTCACCGAATCGGACTACGAGTGGGTCACCCGCCATCTGATCCAGATCGCCGACCTGTATTGCCAGGGACGCATCGTGTCGGTGCTGGAAGGCGGCTATGACCTCTCGTCGCTCGCCCGCAGCGTCGCCGTCCACGTCAAGGCGCTGTCGGATTTCTGA
- the rpoS gene encoding RNA polymerase sigma factor RpoS has translation MSNETDILEDEELGEEELTEETAAEADTEEAAETQYVHDEVADVTQIYLNDIGNNALLTPAEELELARRVVNGEFEARQKMIEHNLRLVVNIAKHYINRGLALLDLVEEGNIGLMHALEKFDPERGFRFSTYATWWIRQSIERAIMNQSRTIRLPVHVIKELNVYLRASRHLESQIGREPTLEEIAQQVGKPVDDVRRVMNLNERMASLDAPLDIDPMLSIGESIPDEQHEEPELQLHNTQLERFVHDWMSQLNDKQRMVIERRYGLNGHEISTLEELAATLSLTRERVRQIQIEGLEQLRRILRRKGISKDYLL, from the coding sequence ATGAGCAATGAAACTGATATTCTCGAAGACGAAGAGCTTGGCGAAGAGGAGCTGACGGAAGAAACCGCGGCAGAAGCCGACACCGAGGAGGCGGCCGAAACCCAGTACGTTCACGATGAAGTCGCCGATGTCACCCAGATCTACCTTAACGATATCGGCAACAACGCCTTGCTGACACCGGCGGAAGAACTCGAACTGGCGCGCCGGGTCGTCAACGGCGAGTTCGAAGCCAGGCAAAAGATGATCGAGCACAACCTGCGGCTCGTCGTCAACATCGCCAAGCACTACATCAACCGCGGCCTTGCTCTGCTCGACCTGGTCGAGGAAGGCAATATCGGCCTGATGCACGCCCTGGAAAAATTCGATCCCGAACGCGGCTTCCGTTTTTCCACTTACGCCACCTGGTGGATCCGCCAAAGCATCGAGCGCGCGATCATGAACCAGTCGCGCACTATCCGGCTGCCGGTTCATGTCATCAAGGAACTGAACGTCTACCTGCGCGCATCACGGCATCTTGAGAGCCAGATCGGCCGGGAGCCGACCCTCGAAGAAATCGCCCAGCAAGTCGGTAAACCGGTCGACGACGTGCGCCGGGTAATGAACTTGAACGAACGAATGGCTTCGCTGGATGCCCCCCTGGATATCGATCCCATGCTCTCCATTGGCGAATCGATTCCCGACGAGCAACACGAAGAACCGGAACTGCAGCTGCACAACACTCAGCTCGAACGGTTTGTCCATGACTGGATGAGCCAGCTGAACGACAAGCAGCGCATGGTCATCGAGCGGCGCTACGGCCTTAACGGGCACGAAATCTCAACGCTCGAGGAGTTGGCCGCCACGCTCAGCCTGACACGCGAACGCGTGCGCCAGATCCAGATCGAGGGACTTGAGCAATTGCGCCGCATCCTGCGCCGCAAGGGAATTTCCAAGGACTATCTGCTCTGA
- a CDS encoding peptidoglycan DD-metalloendopeptidase family protein produces MTGKRFGTLARIVRMLPLAALAACTTMVQQPAPVERPAGTAPSVKAPAREPDTTTAKATPYRQGAPLRTAPAAQGSGAYVVQPGENLFRISLNHGLKYQDVAKWNNLPDYNIKAGQTLRLTPPEGGATGAAVAEAPVASAAAGQSGTAVKTYPKALKLPYSADAAKKIASQSEGVNGKTTVSAPKADASGPAVEGKKREASQARATAPASAAASEKPAAADEDSVNWIWPTEGKMLKGYSDSNKGLDIGGRSGQAVLAAGEGKVVYSGNGLRGYGKLIIIKHNKTFLSAYAHNSQLLVKEGQSVKKGQKIAEMGNTDADQVKLHFEIRRFGKPVDPMQYLDKKP; encoded by the coding sequence ATGACAGGAAAGCGGTTCGGAACGCTGGCGCGTATCGTCAGAATGCTGCCTCTGGCGGCTCTGGCGGCATGCACCACCATGGTTCAACAACCGGCTCCGGTGGAACGGCCGGCAGGCACGGCGCCGTCGGTAAAGGCTCCGGCCCGGGAGCCGGACACGACAACGGCCAAGGCAACGCCCTACCGGCAAGGCGCGCCGCTGAGAACGGCGCCGGCCGCGCAAGGGTCCGGCGCGTACGTGGTGCAACCCGGTGAAAACCTGTTCCGCATTTCGCTCAACCACGGGCTGAAATACCAGGATGTGGCGAAATGGAACAATTTGCCCGACTACAACATCAAGGCGGGTCAGACCTTGCGGCTGACACCTCCCGAGGGCGGCGCGACAGGAGCCGCGGTGGCAGAGGCGCCGGTCGCCAGCGCAGCGGCCGGCCAGTCGGGAACGGCGGTCAAGACCTATCCCAAGGCCTTGAAACTGCCCTACTCGGCCGATGCCGCCAAAAAGATCGCCAGCCAGAGCGAAGGCGTCAACGGCAAGACAACGGTTTCGGCACCCAAAGCCGATGCCAGCGGCCCAGCGGTCGAAGGGAAAAAGCGCGAGGCAAGCCAGGCCCGCGCCACGGCGCCGGCATCGGCCGCTGCAAGCGAGAAACCGGCGGCGGCCGACGAAGACTCGGTAAACTGGATATGGCCTACCGAAGGGAAGATGCTAAAGGGCTACTCGGATAGTAATAAAGGTCTTGATATCGGCGGCCGCAGCGGACAGGCGGTGCTGGCAGCCGGAGAAGGCAAGGTGGTGTACAGCGGCAACGGCCTGCGTGGCTACGGCAAACTGATCATCATCAAGCACAACAAGACTTTCCTTTCCGCGTATGCGCACAACAGTCAACTACTGGTCAAGGAGGGGCAGTCCGTCAAGAAAGGGCAGAAAATTGCCGAAATGGGCAACACCGATGCGGATCAGGTAAAACTACATTTCGAAATTCGCCGCTTCGGCAAACCGGTTGATCCGATGCAGTATCTGGACAAAAAACCCTGA
- a CDS encoding protein-L-isoaspartate(D-aspartate) O-methyltransferase yields the protein MAQPLTPARTDYGMLSNRTRMRMVERLRQSGVKDERVLAALYEVPRHLFVDQALATRAYDDVSLPIGHGQTISQPLTVARMTELLFAGRQSGKILEIGTGCGYQTAVLLKMGAEVYSIERVAALLDTARQNLRAARLVQARLVHGDGHFGLPEAAPFDGIIMTAAAKALPDALVAQLAPGGRLIMPIGDTEQHLWLIENTSQGMHKTRLDPVKFVPLLPGRS from the coding sequence ATGGCTCAACCCCTGACCCCCGCGCGTACGGATTACGGCATGCTGTCCAACCGGACCCGGATGCGTATGGTGGAACGATTACGCCAATCCGGAGTCAAGGATGAAAGGGTACTGGCAGCCTTGTATGAAGTTCCCCGTCATTTGTTCGTCGATCAGGCCCTGGCAACACGGGCTTACGACGACGTTTCGCTCCCCATCGGACACGGCCAGACGATCTCCCAGCCGCTGACCGTGGCACGCATGACGGAACTGCTGTTCGCCGGGCGCCAGTCCGGAAAAATCCTCGAAATCGGCACCGGCTGCGGGTACCAGACCGCCGTGTTGCTGAAAATGGGGGCGGAAGTCTACTCCATCGAACGCGTCGCCGCGCTGCTGGATACCGCGCGGCAGAATCTGCGCGCGGCGCGGCTCGTGCAGGCGCGACTCGTTCACGGCGACGGCCATTTCGGTCTGCCGGAGGCCGCCCCTTTCGATGGCATCATAATGACCGCGGCCGCCAAGGCCCTGCCGGATGCGCTGGTCGCCCAGCTGGCGCCGGGCGGGCGGCTGATAATGCCGATCGGCGATACCGAGCAACATTTGTGGCTTATAGAGAACACCAGCCAGGGGATGCACAAAACCCGGCTGGATCCGGTGAAATTCGTACCTTTGCTACCGGGACGCAGCTAA